A window of Cohnella herbarum contains these coding sequences:
- a CDS encoding NAD(P)/FAD-dependent oxidoreductase: MRDALIVGAGPAGLSAAIAAAGSGNGMRITVLDEYPRAGGRLLGQLHQEPDGSWWNGIKEASQLMERALRDGVDIRTGVSVTGLERNGDEGWTVWTNEGLFQAKRLLLATGAAESAIPVPGWTLPGVMSIGAAQVMTNVQRVKVGNRGVVIGMNVLAMAIVSELRLAGIELAAIVLPPKNALSGHASDPNRVFNSLLRFAHMAPNPMFRWGASLIRPSWLQRLVVAGYPGSGLRIWDTPLQLRRSALEIVGTDSVEGVRVAKITPDGRVVAGSERFVEADFVCIAGGLYPLAELAAVAGCPFRYAPQLGGHIPLHAESMRTPLSRLYVAGNITGVESAKVAIAQGAVAGTAMALDDSGGASIALSAELERAISRVKQVRREAVIQFHPDIERFREQMYLEQGTILRYRIN, encoded by the coding sequence ATCCGAGATGCCTTAATCGTGGGAGCGGGACCCGCGGGGCTATCCGCGGCGATAGCGGCAGCCGGATCCGGGAACGGAATGCGGATTACCGTTCTCGACGAGTACCCCCGCGCCGGCGGAAGATTGCTCGGGCAGCTCCATCAGGAGCCGGACGGAAGCTGGTGGAACGGCATAAAGGAAGCGTCTCAGCTTATGGAACGTGCACTTCGCGATGGCGTGGACATTCGAACGGGAGTATCCGTTACCGGACTGGAAAGAAACGGGGATGAAGGGTGGACGGTCTGGACGAACGAGGGTCTGTTCCAAGCGAAGAGACTACTACTCGCGACGGGTGCCGCCGAATCGGCCATTCCGGTACCCGGTTGGACTTTGCCCGGAGTGATGTCCATCGGCGCCGCTCAAGTGATGACGAACGTGCAGAGGGTAAAAGTCGGCAATCGAGGAGTCGTCATCGGCATGAACGTGTTGGCAATGGCGATCGTCTCCGAGCTTCGACTGGCCGGAATAGAACTCGCTGCCATCGTGCTTCCGCCCAAAAACGCGTTATCGGGACATGCTTCCGATCCGAACCGCGTCTTCAACTCTCTGCTTAGATTCGCGCATATGGCGCCGAACCCGATGTTTCGTTGGGGAGCCTCCTTGATTCGGCCGTCATGGCTGCAACGGCTCGTTGTAGCCGGGTACCCCGGCAGCGGTTTGCGAATATGGGATACTCCGCTCCAACTTAGGCGTTCCGCCCTGGAGATCGTCGGCACGGATAGCGTAGAAGGGGTTCGAGTCGCGAAAATCACGCCGGACGGCCGAGTCGTCGCAGGCTCCGAACGTTTCGTGGAAGCCGACTTCGTATGCATCGCCGGCGGACTTTATCCGCTAGCGGAGCTCGCTGCCGTAGCGGGTTGCCCTTTCCGATATGCGCCGCAATTAGGCGGGCACATCCCTCTGCATGCCGAGAGCATGAGAACGCCGCTTTCCCGACTATACGTGGCAGGCAACATTACCGGCGTAGAAAGCGCCAAAGTTGCCATTGCCCAAGGCGCCGTCGCCGGTACGGCAATGGCGCTGGACGATAGCGGAGGCGCTTCGATTGCCCTGTCCGCGGAGCTTGAACGAGCGATCTCCCGGGTCAAGCAGGTCAGGCGCGAAGCGGTTATTCAATTTCACCCGGACATTGAACGATTCCGCGAGCAGATGTACTTGGAGCAGGGGACTATTTTACGCTATCGTATCAATTAA
- a CDS encoding (2Fe-2S)-binding protein: MTFGRIELHPVLGKLPDAPLIEVVFDGQRLFGLEGESIAATLLANGIRKLRVQEESDNPRGIYCNIGHCMECRVSVDGFSGIRACMTPVKEGMTISSGIKLPLPFRHTPPSERSGGA; encoded by the coding sequence ATGACGTTCGGACGAATCGAGCTTCACCCCGTGTTGGGAAAATTACCGGATGCGCCGCTAATAGAGGTGGTTTTCGACGGGCAACGGTTGTTCGGTCTGGAGGGGGAGAGTATTGCCGCGACGCTGCTCGCTAACGGCATTCGCAAGCTGCGGGTACAGGAGGAGAGCGATAACCCCCGCGGAATCTATTGTAATATCGGTCATTGTATGGAATGTCGCGTATCGGTAGACGGTTTTAGCGGAATTAGAGCATGTATGACCCCTGTAAAAGAAGGCATGACGATCTCTTCCGGCATCAAACTGCCCTTGCCGTTTCGGCATACGCCCCCCTCCGAAAGGAGCGGAGGCGCATGA
- a CDS encoding (2Fe-2S)-binding protein, whose translation MNDPDIVVCRCEEVTLSQIADTLKRYECSSRETKLRTRAGMGICGGRTCRPLIELLVSEAGGSEFDASAPLKVQQPVRPITFGNWGANQ comes from the coding sequence ATGAACGATCCCGATATCGTCGTCTGCCGCTGCGAGGAAGTCACCTTATCGCAGATTGCGGACACTTTGAAACGATACGAATGCTCGTCGAGAGAGACGAAGCTTAGAACCCGAGCCGGCATGGGCATCTGCGGAGGCAGAACTTGCCGACCTTTGATCGAACTGCTCGTATCCGAGGCAGGCGGATCGGAATTCGATGCTTCCGCGCCCCTGAAAGTCCAACAACCCGTTAGGCCGATAACCTTCGGGAATTGGGGGGCTAACCAATGA
- a CDS encoding M24 family metallopeptidase, protein MFASLRNQRLDQFRERLASRGIDAALLTSPTALLYLTGFQSDPMERFLALWIPAVGEVVLFVPELDAAKALKADNIGRIVPISDSGSPYETLARECGSRPAHCGVEKKAISLHVGERLGELWGETLFHEVGGDIGAIIGRKSREEAELIRKAAKIANEAVEAALIEFRTGMTEREVAEKILLHIRMLGGDGPAFSPTVLAGVRSGLPHGETGDTPIREGDFLLIDMGVSYGHYLSDLTRTFIIGEGTKEQERMYETVKEANRRAIAAIRPGVQLSEIDEAARSWIAERGYGARFIHRVGHGLGMTIHEEPSIHGRNRDVVAPGMLFTIEPGIYVPGVGE, encoded by the coding sequence ATGTTTGCTAGTTTAAGAAATCAACGGTTAGACCAGTTTCGCGAACGTCTTGCCTCAAGGGGAATCGATGCGGCGCTTCTGACTTCGCCAACGGCTTTGCTCTATTTGACCGGATTTCAGTCCGATCCGATGGAACGGTTTCTAGCGCTATGGATTCCCGCGGTAGGCGAAGTCGTATTGTTCGTCCCCGAATTGGATGCGGCTAAAGCGCTGAAAGCGGACAATATCGGACGTATCGTTCCGATTAGCGACAGCGGTTCTCCTTATGAGACGCTTGCGCGGGAATGCGGATCAAGGCCGGCTCATTGCGGAGTGGAGAAAAAAGCGATATCGCTGCACGTCGGGGAGCGGTTGGGCGAACTTTGGGGAGAAACTCTGTTTCATGAAGTAGGAGGGGATATCGGCGCGATCATAGGCCGGAAGTCGAGGGAGGAGGCGGAGCTCATTCGCAAAGCCGCGAAAATCGCCAATGAAGCGGTAGAAGCGGCTTTAATAGAATTTCGGACGGGAATGACGGAAAGGGAAGTCGCGGAAAAGATTTTGCTGCATATCCGGATGTTGGGGGGAGACGGCCCCGCCTTCTCGCCTACCGTGTTGGCGGGAGTCCGTTCCGGGCTTCCGCACGGGGAAACCGGAGATACGCCCATTCGCGAAGGCGATTTCTTGCTCATCGATATGGGAGTTTCCTATGGCCATTACTTATCCGATCTGACCAGAACTTTCATAATCGGCGAAGGCACGAAGGAGCAGGAGAGAATGTACGAAACCGTGAAGGAAGCGAATCGAAGAGCGATAGCCGCCATTCGTCCGGGCGTCCAGTTAAGCGAGATCGACGAAGCCGCTCGGTCTTGGATCGCGGAACGGGGATACGGCGCTCGATTCATCCACCGCGTCGGTCACGGTTTAGGCATGACGATCCACGAAGAGCCTTCGATCCACGGACGGAACAGGGATGTTGTCGCTCCGGGCATGTTGTTTACCATCGAGCCGGGCATCTACGTGCCCGGCGTCGGGGAGTAA
- a CDS encoding sigma-54 interaction domain-containing protein, protein MVKMNSAHQEDPFASLLDTSTSQTYLDAIDMARKLAGIGSTVLLTGETGVGKERFAQAIHRLREREDAPFIAVNCGALMASLVESELFGYEKGAFSGADARGKPGKIELARGGTLFLDEIGELSSELQVKLLRVLEERSYYPVGGTRSADVDCRFVAATNRDLEARIRDGRFREDLYYRLNAIAIDIPPLRSRKEDIPLLSRAFLREFSERYHRPVADFGPNVTEALSAHDWPGNVRELRNAIERIVVFSQNGEARLSDLPASLRDFMPIASRDQPTSGFNNSNVSLPTFGSLPEWLARREREYIDAALEQCGGNKVAAAKRLGISRVSLYKKLGTSANVVPTRQL, encoded by the coding sequence ATGGTTAAGATGAATTCCGCTCATCAAGAAGATCCGTTCGCTTCACTGCTAGACACGAGCACTAGCCAGACCTATCTCGACGCGATCGACATGGCCCGCAAGCTTGCCGGTATTGGCTCTACCGTGTTGCTGACCGGCGAAACCGGCGTAGGCAAAGAACGTTTCGCGCAAGCGATTCATCGCCTGCGCGAACGGGAAGATGCCCCTTTCATCGCGGTTAACTGCGGCGCCCTGATGGCTTCCCTTGTCGAAAGCGAGCTGTTCGGCTACGAGAAAGGCGCGTTCTCCGGCGCGGATGCGCGCGGCAAACCCGGCAAGATCGAATTGGCCCGAGGCGGCACGCTATTTCTGGACGAAATCGGCGAACTCTCGTCGGAGCTGCAGGTCAAGCTGCTGCGCGTGCTGGAAGAGCGCTCCTATTACCCGGTCGGAGGCACACGGTCGGCCGATGTCGATTGCCGGTTTGTCGCGGCGACGAACCGCGACTTGGAGGCAAGGATACGAGATGGCCGATTCCGGGAGGATCTCTACTATCGGCTCAACGCGATTGCCATCGATATTCCTCCGTTGCGCTCGCGCAAGGAAGATATTCCGTTACTGTCGCGCGCGTTCCTGCGAGAGTTCAGCGAACGATATCATAGACCGGTCGCGGATTTCGGTCCTAACGTTACCGAAGCTTTATCGGCGCACGATTGGCCCGGAAACGTGCGCGAATTGAGGAACGCGATAGAACGCATAGTCGTCTTTTCTCAGAACGGAGAAGCCCGGTTATCCGATTTGCCTGCTTCCTTGCGCGATTTCATGCCGATAGCTTCTCGCGATCAGCCAACGTCCGGATTCAATAACTCGAACGTGTCGCTTCCTACCTTTGGGTCATTGCCCGAATGGCTTGCGCGGCGCGAACGGGAGTACATCGATGCCGCACTCGAGCAATGCGGCGGCAACAAAGTCGCGGCGGCGAAACGACTAGGAATTTCCCGGGTGTCTTTGTACAAGAAACTTGGGACTTCGGCGAACGTCGTGCCTACCCGTCAGCTATAA